From a region of the Gemmatimonas aurantiaca genome:
- a CDS encoding copper resistance protein NlpE N-terminal domain-containing protein produces MTPARTRSAALGITVAAALMAACGGGDTPGQHADSAVKTGPTITIASIAPATYTGTLPCADCSGLLTTLSVWPDSVYRLRETYDGKSKTPFVRTGRWQFDGRTLTLEADTGVVGRWSLVHGDTLRMLDLAGNPIDSPLPMHLTRTDALDAVSDMATFVGTFVYWADAPTFRECATGQTVPVVMKGDYKALERAYTAAKLPTGSGQQVEVRGRFVPRPADMEGSARDAFEVTKYVGPSANGNCR; encoded by the coding sequence ATGACCCCCGCACGGACGCGGTCGGCAGCCCTGGGGATCACGGTGGCGGCGGCGCTGATGGCTGCCTGCGGCGGAGGTGACACGCCCGGGCAGCATGCCGACTCGGCGGTGAAGACCGGACCGACGATCACGATCGCGTCGATTGCACCGGCCACCTATACCGGGACCCTTCCGTGCGCCGATTGTTCCGGACTCCTCACCACCCTCTCCGTCTGGCCGGACAGCGTCTACCGGCTGCGGGAAACGTACGATGGCAAGAGCAAGACGCCCTTCGTGCGCACGGGGCGCTGGCAGTTCGATGGACGGACGCTGACGCTGGAAGCCGACACCGGCGTGGTGGGCCGCTGGTCCCTGGTGCACGGGGACACCCTGCGCATGCTCGACCTGGCCGGCAACCCCATCGACAGTCCGCTGCCGATGCATCTGACACGCACCGATGCCCTGGATGCCGTCAGTGACATGGCCACCTTCGTGGGCACGTTCGTCTACTGGGCGGATGCGCCCACCTTCCGCGAGTGTGCCACGGGTCAGACCGTTCCCGTGGTCATGAAGGGCGACTACAAGGCGCTCGAGCGGGCGTACACGGCGGCGAAGCTGCCGACGGGCAGCGGGCAGCAGGTGGAAGTCCGTGGACGCTTCGTCCCCCGTCCGGCCGACATGGAAGGCTCCGCGCGGGATGCGTTCGAGGTCACGAAATACGTCGGGCCATCGGCCAACGGGAACTGTCGCTGA